A window of the Trichoderma asperellum chromosome 6, complete sequence genome harbors these coding sequences:
- a CDS encoding uncharacterized protein (EggNog:ENOG41), which produces MDVSYIPHAERVRRKNRSSTNVNHLSLAPLTTKFPLDDDEVLVDAGVPMPRPSTSYLQGKSAPTTPRLLASSATNPRSRSRSRNRTPSATGAPITKSKSSSHLVSGHATRKSTSGTMTPRRRHEEGPDGDWLLRTGAMMTFEAREYKGQSWLISRQSSTNLTGIRNIEDVAFEDELAREREITSMLTSRRGSLADDDMSISVIGSKIHSRSQSRSHSIHGSRSQLMTPIERTVDDGSYFPNQESLAGPDFVDLDERLEELERDTLEDAEADVKRLMRRGTGGKASWMTGFMGWSLFSVDEHEEETDDDDESEYDESLADSRSHVDRSAWLKRHVEGPLDPEDFVPPPTTDEGGWSDAAWLLSVASKVIF; this is translated from the coding sequence ATGGACGTCTCTTACATTCCGCATGCCGAGCGCGTCCGCCGCAAGAACCGATCATCCACCAATGTCAACCATCTCTCGCTTGCTCCTCTGACCACCAAGTTTCctcttgatgatgatgaggttcTAGTTGACGCCGGCGTGCCGATGCCCCGACCCAGCACTTCGTATCTACAAGGCAAATCTGCTCCCACTACACCTCGGCTTCTCGCCAGCTCCGCAACCAACCCTCGCTCGCGCTCGAGATCACGAAATCGCACGCCTTCTGCTACAGGTGCCCCAATCACCAAGAGCAAGTCATCGTCGCATCTTGTCAGTGGCCATGCGACGAGAAAATCTACGTCCGGCACTATGACCCCCCGCCGGCGGCATGAAGAGGGACCCGACGGAGATTGGCTGCTGAGAACTGGCGCAATGATGACTTTTGAAGCGAGGGAGTACAAGGGCCAATCATGGCTCATCTCGCGCCAGAGCTCTACGAACCTTACAGGCATCCGGAACATTGAGGACGTTGCGTTTGAAGACGAGCTCGCTCGGGAAAGAGAAATCACAAGCATGCTGACGAGCAGACGCGGCAGTCTGGCTGACGATGACATGTCTATTTCCGTCATTGGAAGCAAAATACACAGTCGGTCTCAAAGCCGATCCCACAGCATCCATGGCAGCCGGAGCCAGCTCATGACACCGATAGAACGAACCGTAGACGACGGCTCGTACTTCCCCAACCAAGAGTCGCTCGCGGGACCCGACTTTGTCGACCTTGACGAGAGGCTGGAGGAACTGGAGCGAGACACACTGGAGGACGCCGAAGCCGACGTCAAGAGGCTGATGCGACGCGGCACCGGGGGTAAGGCTTCTTGGATGACGGGCTTCATGGGATGGTCGCTCTTCTCAGTGGACGAGCACGAGGAGGAGacggatgacgatgacgaatcAGAGTACGACGAGTCACTCGCAGATTCTCGATCGCACGTGGACCGCAGTGCTTGGCTGAAGCGCCACGTCGAGGGACCGTTGGACCCGGAGGACTTTGTGCCGCCTCCAACGACGGATGAGGGAGGCTGGAGTGATGCAGCTTGGCTGCTTAGCGTAGCATCAAAGGTTATCTTTTGA